In Juglans microcarpa x Juglans regia isolate MS1-56 chromosome 1S, Jm3101_v1.0, whole genome shotgun sequence, the genomic stretch ATTCACATAATCCACTTGAAGTTATTTGTGCAAGTCCCACGTAATCCACTTGAGATTGTAATgacaaatataaatttcatcaGAACCGTTGTGATACAGACACGTGGCAGCCCCACAGGCCTGCCAGGACCTTAAGATAGTATGTGGGCTCGTTGCGTGAGCCCACAAGGCTTCATAAAAGATTTAATGGCCCAAGTATACAAATTAATCAGCACCGACAAGTGAAGCCCAACGGAAAGGCAATCTCGAGCACAGGACCCGGTCATACTCCACTTGAATTCCAGCCTCACTCAGCCGAATACggaatacagagagagagagagagagagcgtcaCAACTagcaagaaattaaataaagagtaatattaaatagaGTTATGGATTGCGGAAgtatctacattttttttacatatattttattattaaaaaattaaattaatttttttaatatagatcacgtaaaaaataaaacaagagatAGCAGAAGACTCCAAAGGGAAAGATCCCAAATGTCTAACGTCACTAGCTAATCGAGTAACAAAGGCTCGATACCTTGACGGACGACACCCGAAGATTGACGACAAAAAACGCCATCATCAGAACCAAAAACGTATACGTACATCCTGAATGTTGTCGATTTTCAATTCCCAATTCCCAATGCTACAGTCACTCTTCTTTTCATTGGACCTCTATGGATAAACAATTCAAACACCAGTTTGACTTCTCCAACAGCAAAACCCGACACATATTCCTACCAACTCTCTGCTAACGTTGAAACCAACCTATAAAATATGAGAGATCACCAAACTAATACAAAAACAACTCTACaaaatcaatgttttcaaatgcatgggtcttttccttttttttttttcttttttttttttactatatacAAAGTCCAACCATGTAGGTACAAGAGATTCTATCAactccaaaatattaataaaaaaaaaaaactctcatttttcaaaacgacaaaaaaataagagtatAAAATATCAGATTTGAGTCGGAACAGAGAtatgctttcttttttcaacGCTAGCTTTGGTTTAATTTCCTGGTACATGATGCATACAGTACTTCTCTTTCCCACCATATGATTTCAAAAGCAAAATGTTCGCCGTCTCGACGACGGTATGTATCTTGTCCCATGCATGACGTTTTGCGACCCACCAAACCCTAAAAACTAGTAGACTTCGTAAACTCCACAAACCTCAAACTTGGACATAATGCACACTTTCTCACACCCCACCTTGCACGTCGCTgtaatttcttctctctctctctctctctttctctctctgtgttttatttttccttgtctCTCGAACTTGAACtgagaaataattaatcaattatTAGCACTTGTCATTGAGATTGTTAATCCACTATGTACTCTCTCTTCTTGGGTTACTGAATTCTATCAGAACCGTTGTGATACGGACATGTGGCGGCGTCTGATGTGGGGAGAGACGATGGAGATTAGTCCACCAAGTGGGGGCCTCATCTTTGACCTGTAAATCATCTCATCGTATGGCCTCCTGTAGAACTTTAGAAACGGTAGAAACGACTCCCGCGACCTGTCGCCACGGCTGACGTGGCACTCGGCCCTGCGGAAAAACATGGCCGGTGATTGGAGGAACGAGGGCCATGGAGTTCCGGGGTGGGACATTTTGCTACGTTCATCGCCGGTAGTACGCTGTGGCAACGGGGTCGAGGGAAACAGGGACTTCCTCGTTGGCTTAGTGTAGCTACCCCCGTAGATGCTTCCAGGTGGCGTTCTAGCAGCCGGTGATGCAAAAGAGAGGGACCGGGCGTTGAGCGGGGAGATGAGTGCGGGGCCTAGAGAAGAGTACTGGGTGGTGGTGGGTCCTACTTTGGAAGCCGACGTGTCGGCTAAGCTCAGGTACCATGGTTTGAGCGAGTCAAGGTGGTGCGAGACCGTGAACGAGAAGCGGGAGGACGAGCATGAACCGATCGTGGAAGACGATTTCAACGACGAAGGGTCAAATCGGAGGGACGAAGCTCGTGGGTAGCTTGTGAAATCGTTGAAGTCCAACGATTCTTCAAAATCTAGTGAGGATACCACAATCGTGGCCGTTGATAACTCAACGAACGGTCGAACACCCTGCATCCACAGTATGTAGTTAATGTAGTAACCGATCTtcgaatataatattattggaatGGAAAATATGGTgtttgattaatttgaaaatggaAAGCCCTTCTCGTTTAACTATACACCTGACAACTTCTGATTAAAGACAACAACATAACCATCAAAATTTCAGCTTAATTTCAGGATCAACTAGGCTATCTTATTAGAACAacgaatttttgttttgggtccAATAATTTATTACAAGGTAGCTAGTTGAAACCCAACAAAGGATGAATTGAAAGATGGGACGGAAAAGTGAAACGGGTTGTTCGAGGATTGACTTAGAAATCCAAAGCAAAAGATGGGACAGAAAAGTGGTTCTCGTTGGTGGttaaaaagtaacaaaaattcAACAGAACAAGGTGGCATGGTTTTGAATCTCACGTACCTTCCATAGATAAGAGAATAGAGACGGAGGGTCAATGACAAAAGCCTTGTGTAGCCGGCCCGGGTAGTACTCCGCCACCATTTTCAGCGTTGCCAGAAACAAATTCATAAAAGCTGATGCAGACCTGAAATAGCCTGaatgaaacatttttttcaaagtaattaacCTCACTCGTAGTACTTATATATCCCtttaaagaaaacattaaaaGTAACTCTATTTTCACAATGAAACTAATTGACAAAAACGTAAACAATAGCagagttattttataattaacgtCAAcaggaaaattaattaattaaaaggcTGAGCACTGCGGAAGAAAAAGGTGGCAGAATCCTGGGTACTTCTGCTGGTGATCATTTATTTAAGGAAATAACAGCTTTGAAATTGACCACTTCTAGGAGAGTATAAGCACCAAGTCCCGATAATACCCCCACGCTTCCAAACCATTATTCGGGACTCGACCATGACATGACTTCAGGAGCTCTCCAGACTAGACACTTTCTGAGAGTATCTCAGACAATGCCGGTGCTCCGACACAGTCACAGTGGCATCCCTGGTCTCATCGACAAGCAAGGttactacgtacgtacatgatgACCAGCGTGCACGTACAGTAGAGATATAATGAGGCTAAACGGTGCTGATACtcaacttttttctttccaaatttaTCACTAgtctaactatatatatatatatatatatatatatatatatatatatattctttcaaatcatttttaaacatctttaaatattttttaaaaattaaaaaaaatatcacttcattaataattattttcttaattattaaaaaaatataaaaaataaaataaaattttcgtTGAGGGGCAAACTACGGATCCAAAgaatcatttttctaatttaaaatgGCTAAGATTAACTTAATTGCCACCATGTAATTTCAAACCTACACTTACTTGCGTCGAAAAGAAGAACGAAGTGCTCGACGTTTTTTGGCATGGTTTGAATAGCCACCTCCAGTGTAAACACAAGCAAACGAGTAAACCTGGCAGATTAAAACATGGAAAGAAAATCAATCTAATTAATACCGTGTGGGACTTTGTTACAAACGTGATGACAAAAACTTCCTGTACTCACGCTTTCTGCGAATGGAATTTTTGGTAATCTTGCTTGATCCGGAAAATCTGCAAAAGGGTGGTACAGCAATTGTTCTCAGTCTCTCAGACTCTCTCTTTACAGCTCGCATATCATGcattttggaaaaacaaaaaaacaaaagaacttaGATCAGCAAGTGGGAGGTAATTACCAAAATGGGTCTGTTCTCTTCATCGTGACCGGCCACATAAGCAATCCCGTCGCTGAGCTCGGCCGAGAACTCGTCTGCTATCAAATGCTCTATATATCCAAAATGAAACGAGAGAACACAAACATCTTAACAAAATGACCGGAGACT encodes the following:
- the LOC121247878 gene encoding uncharacterized protein LOC121247878, with translation MGKKEQKDQKEDAKVEAVLKLLSKQAPLTVQQEKFCNKACVERFLKAKGDSVKKAAKNLRACLAWRESIGTEHLIADEFSAELSDGIAYVAGHDEENRPILIFRIKQDYQKFHSQKAFTRLLVFTLEVAIQTMPKNVEHFVLLFDASYFRSASAFMNLFLATLKMVAEYYPGRLHKAFVIDPPSLFSYLWKGVRPFVELSTATIVVSSLDFEESLDFNDFTSYPRASSLRFDPSSLKSSSTIGSCSSSRFSFTVSHHLDSLKPWYLSLADTSASKVGPTTTQYSSLGPALISPLNARSLSFASPAARTPPGSIYGGSYTKPTRKSLFPSTPLPQRTTGDERSKMSHPGTPWPSFLQSPAMFFRRAECHVSRGDRSRESFLPFLKFYRRPYDEMIYRSKMRPPLGGLISIVSPHIRRRHMSVSQRF